The DNA window actgggaaggactttaaatggcaaACGGAGGAGTCTGTATTCCATGGTAGAGCAACTAGAGCTTTTTAAGCAGGTGCATGACATGatgagacctgtgctttaggaatatcaatcaCTTCAATGTGTGGAGAGGAGAGACGTTGGATGCAAGGAGGCCAATTAGAAGATCACTTCAGTTATTCAAATGAGAGGTGATGGTGACCTGAACTAGAGTGCTTATggtgtgagcagagagaaggggacagatgcaaGAGTGAtcgaatagggggcagctaggtggtgcagcggatagagcactggccctggattcaggaggacctgagttcaaatccggcctcagacacttaacatttactagctgtgtgaccctgggcaagtcacttaaccccaattgtctcaccaaaaaccaaacaaacacacaaaaaaatgattgaataaatggagTCATCAAGATTTGGTCCCTGACTGGATGTGGAGTTTGAGGAAGAGtaaagagttaaggatgacagTGAGATTAAGAACctgggggatggggcagctaggtagtgcagtagccagaacactggtcctggagtcaggaggacctgagttcaaacctggcctcagacacttgacactagctatgtgaccctgggcaggtcacttaaccccaattgcctcacacaaaaaaaagaacctgggGGACTGGAAGGATGATAGTATACTCCACAGAAATAGGGATGTGAGAAAGAAGAGTGGGTTTTGTGGGGAAAGAATGAATTCTGGTTGGGACATGTTTAGTTTGATAAACCTATGGGACTTTCatttggaaatgtccaataggaaGTTGCTGGTGTCAGATTGGAGATAAAGGAGGGATGAAAGCTGAATATGTAGACTGGGAAGTCATATGAGTAGAAATGATCAGTGAACCCAGAGGAAGTGATGATATCTTTGAGACACAGGGCCCAGGGTAAGAGTCTTGGATTCTTGAAGAATGAGACCTATTCAATGACCCGGCAAAGGAAACCCAGGAAGGTGAGAGTAACCAAGAGGAGAGGGTAGCCATCTCTGTCAAGGGCTGTAGAGAGTTATAGGAAGATGAgggctgagaaaaagccattggatttggcagagAAAAGATGATGGGTAACTTTCAATTGGGTGATAAAGCTGAGGCCAGATTGTAAGAGCTAACACTTAGCATTATACAGCACTTTCTGGTTTACagagcactctacaaatattgtctcattagaCTTCACAACAGTTCTATGACATAGTTGcttttcttatccccattttacagatgaagaaactgaggcatagaggttaggtgacttgcctcagatcacacagctagtagatgtctgaggctggatttcagctcaggtctttctgactcctgcactctatccactgcactacttagctgcctcagAGAAAGGGGCTAAGGAGAAAAGTCACCACTTCATTAGAAAGTGGACCAAAGGAAGTGAGAATTGAAGGCAATGAAAAGGAGTTTTGAGAtataaagggagaggaaagagctcAAGGAAGACATCTTTTGTTTCAACTAAAGTAGCTCGATTCTGCTGCTTGCCACACCCCAGAAGAAAGAACCAACAACCCCCACCCAACCTTCCATCCCCCACATCCACCTGACCAGTGAGTCAGTTGCTTGAGATATGTTTTCTGTAATAAGtacctcccccactcccttcttttccctctctgctCAAAAGGTTTGCATGTTCGAGGCAATAGACATTTCTTCCAGATTCATACCATGGACAGCTCTTCTGGGACATTCTGGGATTTTGTCTAAACCAGTCCAAAGTAATCccactttgtttattttttttcctcctgtctgAAATTCTAATTCTGAATTCTATGACTATCTCTTTGAAAGTGGAAGATGAGTCTAAGCACcgtttggtttttttctccagGTGAGAGACTAAGCCCTTTTCTTATAACAACCGTGATATGGTGGAAAAGATGGTGGACCAGGAATCAGCACCCCTGCTTCAAATTTTCTCACTGACACTTACTGCTGCATGATCTTATGAAAGGCCTTTACATTCTTTGGGCTTCATTTGCCTTATCTGTTTAATGAGGGACTTGGACTAGacttctaaagtcttttctagctCAAACTCAATGATGCTATTTCTCTATTAAGTAGAAAGttcaaatattatccccattttgcaaatgaagaaacagaagctcagagagCTCACACAACTGGCCTCTGATTACAGTTCAGAGCCAAGAtcccacatcttctgactccaagcccagtgtctACACTCCACCAGAAGTCTCCAAGTGCTAGCCAACCCAGGATAGATACTTGGGAGGGGGATGATAGTTCAGTGCTAAGAGTACCTCTGGAGTCATTTGATGTGAGTTCCTGTTCTATCTCTCATGCTTACTACCAGTGTGATCTTGGGTCAGTCACAAAACCTCGACCTCCTTGGGATACGGTTTCTTtacctgcaaaatgaaaggggttgCACTAactgacttctgaggtcccttccagctctaggtttaTGATTCCTTCCATCACTGGGATTAAGAATTCTCTTCAagcctcccttctcttttcttttattctctcatttatttGAGTTGGGGGTTATTTCTTTACCAAGTGACCCTTGTACATGGCACTAGTGTCCTCCTTCTGTCCAACTGGATGTGGATTGGGATCAGCGAGTCACAAAGAGCTGCTGCATTCAGAGCATTCCACCAATggccaaaaatctttttttcgATGGGGAATCCCTTCCCTGGGGAAATGGAACCCAAACCAACTACTTTGTGCTGATCTCTGGGAGAACTGCACCAGAAGGCAACTCAATCCTTAGCTGGGAAGCTGCCACTAATGCACTTGGAGACCAGAAATGGAAAAGGCCTCTTAGGTCATCCCATGCCATTCCCTGAGGTCTGGTCGCTCCCTGGTGTGTATTTTCTAGTCCTCTGCCCTGCCTAGGTTGTTTATGTGAATCTGTGATCCAGCAGCTCATTGTACCTATGGGGAGATTTCTTCATGCCTGGTTGGAACTCAGTCTTGGTGAGGGCTGCAAATTTTGCTAGCCTAGGTCCCCACTGCAAATGGGGCCATGCTCTCAAATTCTTCTTTAGCTTTAATCCTGAACCTCTCAAAAATACCTGGAGAGCAAGTTTCCCAGACCTGGGCACCATAATGGGTAGCTTCAAGGAGACCAAGACTAGAATTCATTTGGCAAAAGCATTTTTCAAAACAATCTGCATCCTCCACCCATATCTCTGATCTCATGCCTAATGTGATTTCAAGCTGGCTTCCCTCACTTTCTCTTGttatcttcctcctttccctacaCCCCTGAAAATACACAGGATATATAAGGTAAGCAAACCCAGGCAGGATCTATcagtaacaaaaacaaatgggCAAAGAAAACAGTTGGTTTTTGCCTTCCTAAGCACACCTGTGTTGGGCATAGCTAAACTGCTGGACCCAAGACAGGGTACCTTCCCCATTATTTGGTACAATCCTGAGTCAGAGTTTAAGGAGCCTTGTGCCTAAGTGTAGCCATAGACATTACCATCACCCCACTTATACCCTGTTGTAAAATCAAGCCAGGCTCATGAAAACAATGCTTTGCACTTctcagtgctttaagatttaaaaagccAGATGAGATCAGTGATGCaaatattttacaggtgaggaaactgaggagcacAGATCTAGGGCTGTAAGAGACCTTAGAtgctctcccattttacaggaaactgaggcccaggaaggctaAGGGACTTGGGGGGGGGtaaggaatgagcatttattaagtgcctactatgtgtctgacGATGTGCTAAGCAGATCTAgaaagctggaaggggcttcTTTGGCcctctggtccaaccccctcattttctagttgaggaatCTGACACTCAAGGAAGTTAAGTAATCTGCCTGAGGGTTTTTAAGTGGTAAGCACCAAAGATGAAACTTTAGCCCAGTCCCTCTACTCCTGGGCTTTTTCCACTTCTGGACCACACAGACAATAACCAACAGAGCCAGTATTCAAATCCAAGCCTGCCACATTCAGCACCCTTCCCTCTATGATCCCCTCCCTCCAAGACTTTCATCCATCTTTGACAAGTTTCCCAAAGAAAAAGTGGCAGCAGTATCATAGAAGGGCAAGTTTGGGACATTCCAAGTGGGAAGTTAACACTTACCATGATGGAAAAGATCAGTGGCACTATATTCAGGGGCCATACGGGGCAAAAACAAGTGAGGATGGCCAAGATGAGGTAATCCTTTGGCATCTCCTGGTCTTGGACATTGGAGGTAGTAGCAATGGAGGACGCCCTCCGGGAGCTGACCCTGGAAGGAGAGTGGGGGGCAGCCTCCAGGTGCCCTTCAGACACTGATTTGTAGGCTAGACTGTGACCATTCTGCTCCATTTCCATGGCCCCTGAGAAGGACTTGGATGCCTTCATAGCCTTGTCATCTTTGTCCTCAATCTTGGTGAGGAGTTTCTCTGTCTCCTGTGAGTCCAAGGGCAGGACGATGCTGGGTTCCAAAGTCTTTGGAAACTGGGTCTCGGTGCTGTTTTCCATGGCTGCCTGGCTCCCTGGATGGGCCAGCTCCTAACTCTGAAGCAGGTGGCACTAAGGCAATAGAGAATAAGGAACTGAATGGAAAGTCAGATTGTCATCCCTGGCCTGGGTCAACCAGTGGGGAAATCGTTAGGGGGATGGCCAAGCAGATTGCCCCAGCCCAGGCACCAGGACCCTGCCTGGTGGCTAGGGATGAAGGCGGGGAGGCAGCTGGGTCAGAGAACCATCTTTTTGATTCCAGATCATTCACCGTTCTCACCGTCCTCTTTGCTGGAAGCAAATGCCTCGTATGCTAGAGAAATCTGCTGCTGCTGAGTGGAACAGTCCAGGCAGGGGAAACCAAGTTTGCAGCCAACTTTGCTGCTTTCTCTGTTTGAGCGCTGAAGGTGCAGGCAGGCGGGCAGGAGAAGCTTGGGAGCTCCGGCAAGGATGGGCTCTCCCCGTGGTGGTGTCTCCCTCTCTGAAGGCAGGCAGCGAAAGGAGGCTGGTGCGTGGGTGGATGTGTCTGAACAGAGCCACGCCAACGTTTCCCTCTTCTGCCTGTGCTCCCTCCTTCAACCTCttctccactccactccactccccccacccattACTCCTCTGAGGTTTTTATTTTCTCGTTCCaattcccctttccccaaagGAGCAACCCCAAGCAATAGCTCTCTCCTGCTCTTGCCTCATTGGGGAAATACTCCCCCAGAGCCTGAGTCggcttccctctctctttctctccatctctactGCTTCATTCCTGGGGCACTGGTGCCTCCTCACCCCCTCCAtctgtgtgtgtacgtgtgtgagTGGGagccatggggggggggaggggaaaggagagcaaGAAATGAAGCCACCGGGGAAAGAGTCTTTTCTCTGCTGTGTGCATCAACTTCTAGCTCAGTGGTCCTTGAATACATCGGCATGCATGCTGTCGGCTCATTCATCTTCCTTCTGCCTAATGAGAGGGCCTCTGTCCTTCGATGGAATTCTGGGGAGCAGCCTTGCTCCTGGGGTTGAGCTGAACAAATGACCCGGTATCTCTATTGATTATTAAAAATGAACAGCAGTTGGGCTGAAATCTACTGACTAAACAAAATATGGAGCTGACCAAGAATATTTCCAAACACATCACTCATCCTGTCCTTTGGAcagcaggggtgtgtgtgtgtgtgtgtgtgtgtgtgtgtgtgtgtgtgtgtgtgtgtgtgtgtgtgtgtgtgtgtgtgtactttaaGGGGCACCTATCCCATGGACTCAAAGGAGCTTAGGAAGAAAGCTTTTGGTGGGAAATCAGAAAACAGGTAGGCAAAGGGATATCTACCATGGGAGCTGACAGGGGCAGATGCCAGAAACTCAAGAGAAGATCCTTTCTTTCTGCtctgtggaaagagtgctgaacaTGAAAgtgtcaagacctgagttcaaatcctgattctgatgctttctatacctcagtttccctgtccgTAAAATGAGAAAGGCCTCTAAGGTCTATTGACCTTTGTTCCTTCCTCTCTTAGACTAGAGTTCACTTGGGTGGTCAGTAAGGAACAACCAGGAGTTTATGCCAAGGCACTGGCATGGGTGCAGGGCATGCTGTTTCTCATGATGAcagttctttctctcctttacttCACATGTAGCCCTCATGGCTTTGCCAGGTGATCACTTCAAGTCTTCCATCACCGAGGTTTCATTAACATGGTGCTCTTCTCCCTATATTCTTTCCAAGACCCACTGGGACATGGCTGGGACTCTGAGGGACACTCTTCTGCATCATTAGACATCAGTGCCCAGCCTGTGCAAGGAACTAGTATTAAAGAAAGTACTTTCATTGGGAAGAAAAtgttataagaatataaatatgaataattcagagaaatttaAGAAGACTAATATGAGAGGCAGCTGTGTCATGGTGTATCGAGAGTTATCTTCTtcagtcagaaagaactgagttcaagttttgACTCTGACTCACTGCatgacacttggcaagtcacttgtcctcttactgccctagacaactctctaagggTATAAATTGCCAAGTTGGTCTACATTGGTAGAAGGGAGCTTTCCCTATAGCAGTGAAATcatatatctgatttttttttaagtgctgggGAAAAATGGTATAAGAAGTGATCACTATGAACAACTTagagaagcctgggaagacttatataacCTGATGCAGAGTGGAAAAAGCAGGGCCAAAAGAGCAATGTGCACAATCTATTCAACATGCAACAAGGCAATATGACCATatgcaacaatgtaaataaaactCGCATGGAGAACCATAGAGCTCTAGTCAAGTGTAACTGTCCATGTTAGTACTGCCCGACCTAATGCAAAGAATACACACTCTCCTACCTAATAAAAAATTGATTGCAATGTTATTTGTTCAGATGCTTTGATCACTTGTGCACTTGGGAATGGCTCCTagtcttatatatttgtgttgGTTTCCTATATATCATGTATTTTAGAGATACTTGATGCAATTCTGGAGAATGTCCTTTGTAAAGTACAAATAGAAAGCTAAATGGAACGATGTGTTGAGCACTTgagtctggaattaggaagacttgagttcaaatatagcctcagacactgaggcaattcacttaacctctgttaagtgcctcagtttccttaatggtaaaatgagggtaataatagaacttacctcaaagggttattgtaaagatcaaattatataatatctatgatagtgcttagcacagtgtctgacacatagtagacactacagaaattctagctattattattattattaaagaaatatgTCTGGGTGTTTGTCAAATATCTATTTTGTCAAAATATCTCttgtcaaaaaacaaaattaattcataCTTTTTTGAAacatggaggaagaagggaaagaatgaatgaggggaataaaaagaaagaaaaggaaaaagaaaaaggaaagaagaaaaaggagggaaagaaggaaggaaaaaggaaagaaaaaggagagaaataaggaagaaaagaagggaagaggaaggaggggggaaaggaaggaaaaagaaagaaagaggaggaaggaaggaaatggtgCTGGAATAAGCATGAACCTGCACCTAAAAAATGTGCCTCTGAGCAAAGGGAGGTGACTGGGCAGCTGAACTGGGATAATGAAGCAGCAGAAGGCAGTGAAAAGCATGGAACACAGGCCCAAAGGTGTCCTGTGTGTGGCAGAAGGCATAGATGAATCTCATCTCTAGTTAGTGGTTACTTAGCATCTTTTCAGAGAACTAGAACATTTGGGACACCGGGACTCAGAGTAGAGGTAGGCAGGTGGCTCATTACTTTAGTAGAACTGCTGCTGTGTTAAAGCTTGTCGTTTTTAGCCCCCTTGAAAAACCTCCGTGGCTGGTTTATGCCCTGCAAGGGGAGGGAGTCCCTTTACCCCCCAAGGGCTTTCTATTCCCCACTTCCAGACCCTTTATGTATTGGTTATACGACTGCATTGCTCTCAAGCCCTGCCTACCTGCTAACAGGCTGCTTATTGCTCAATCTGGAAGCCTTCAATACATCAGCCGCCAGGTGAGAAGAGGGCAGATTGATTCCCTTTCTGGAAATGGAACAAAAACTACCCAGGAAACCAGATTCTGGAAGCAGATGGCCTGAGCTGGCTCAAGCCGGCTCTTGGGGGGTCGGCTCCTCTGTACCTCACAGCTAGGTGGGGGTCAAGGTCTGGACAATCTAGGGGAAATGCTGGTCAGTAGAAATCAGAGAGACCTAACAAGGGTTTTAAACACAAAGCGTTAGGCGTGCAGGCATGAGAAGCCAGGGATTCAGTTCCAAACAACTCCTCACCGGCGcctgttctctttctcctttgctcctTCTGAACAGAAGCAGGACAGGAAGAGGGAAATGAGATGAATACAAAAgtgccctgctccctccctccccacccccaatttggAGAGTAGTTTGAGAGGCAGCTGCCTCCCAAGTGAAGAGGGCAGCAGCTCTGACGTCAGGGAATGTGGATTCAAACCTggtctgctacttactactttgggcaagtcacttaaccacactgggactcagtttcttcatctgtcaaatgaaggctTTGTCCTAGATGACTTCTCAGGtcctttgctttccaattttaaatctatgatgccCCACCACCTGCTAAAGTGtcttcccaccccatcccccgcCCCAACCCCATCACCCTGCCTAGGaaatagtttttggttttttaaacctGCAGCCCTGGTCTCCTGTGGCTATGCTAATATACTTATAAATAAGCAAGCCCCTTAAGAAGGCGGCTTACCAGGGGCGCCTGGGACCAGCTGCATGGTCAATAATGCAGCtcagaaagaaatcaagaaatcgATGTGTTGGGATGGAAAGCTGCCTCAGGGGAGGAAAGCCCCCAGGAGGGATGTCCCGGAGAACAGAAGGATGCAGCTCATGGAGCTCACGGAGAAAAAGAGCCTTTGTGGTTTATTAATAACAAACTCAAACAATGACAATAAAGAACTACGTGGCCATATCCTAGGGTGGAACGTGGCATTCAAGTTGCAAGGCAAAGTGGGAATTCCATGGCCCAGCAGACAGACAGACCCAGCCTGGGTGCTTCCTGACCTTCTAGCAGCTGGGAGGGAGTGTGGTGCGGGGCCCCACCTAGTGGACCTTGTGGGAATGAAAGGCATAGGAGTGGATGGACAGAGAAAAGGAATGAGGGGGAAAGCAGATTGTCTTGCACAGGGGTTTGCTTGTCACtgtccacccccaacccccatacacacacacacacacacacacagaaatatagACTGCCCCCTTTGACTCAAAAGTCCTGTAATAAACATCCACTGTGGGGAAAAGGCATTGATCTGAAAAGGTCAGATGACTGAGGTCTAATTCATGccctagctgtgttaccctggctAAGTCATTGGCCTCTCCAGGTACCTGGGTGGCTTCATCCCCAGTGCCTGGGGCTTAAGAAAGGCTTGTTTATCAATGAATTGATCTACAAAATAGGGATTACTTGCAGGACTTTGTGGCTTGCTTCACAGGGGTAACTCTTTATGTCCATATACTTTTTGCTTTGTATTCTTGGTCATCATAGAACTttcctgggctttagtttccttattcgtaaaatggggaaattgtaatagatggtctctgaggtcccttctagctctagctttatgatcctgggATAGACTCAGGGTCTTAGACTAACCCTAACcaatcttctcttccccttccttgtcCTAATAGTTTAATCCTATGCATAGCTCTTCCCAGTCCCTGCCTTTCCCTAACCAGGGAGTGGATCTTCTACATTTTGCCAGGCAATGAATACTCTAGAA is part of the Dromiciops gliroides isolate mDroGli1 chromosome 4, mDroGli1.pri, whole genome shotgun sequence genome and encodes:
- the TRARG1 gene encoding trafficking regulator of GLUT4 1, giving the protein MENSTETQFPKTLEPSIVLPLDSQETEKLLTKIEDKDDKAMKASKSFSGAMEMEQNGHSLAYKSVSEGHLEAAPHSPSRVSSRRASSIATTSNVQDQEMPKDYLILAILTCFCPVWPLNIVPLIFSIMSRGSVQQGDLDGARRLGRLARLLSIVCVVLGILIVVIYVSVNFTVWKED